One genomic window of Bdellovibrionota bacterium includes the following:
- a CDS encoding VTT domain-containing protein, with amino-acid sequence MGNLLIVLGVELRSDASVINPWSLVTYLLIFLLSFVGPFFWPLNNEVVLVAALATGKVDPFLTAALISVGSTAAFMVWYALGRFARSIHPKWRRQMDRIPLQKFERYTSIVLFVSGAIAFPPVTAVALLSGSLRLSPLKFFVFELMGRATRFFVLTRIMDLMIPYFQSHHYHESLLRWLTD; translated from the coding sequence GTGGGAAATCTTCTTATTGTTTTAGGTGTGGAACTTCGCTCGGACGCATCAGTAATTAATCCCTGGTCACTCGTGACGTATTTATTGATTTTCCTTCTCTCCTTCGTGGGCCCCTTTTTTTGGCCGCTCAACAATGAAGTCGTGCTCGTCGCCGCCCTAGCGACCGGAAAGGTCGATCCTTTTCTGACGGCAGCCCTCATCAGCGTCGGCTCCACGGCCGCGTTCATGGTGTGGTACGCCCTGGGGCGTTTCGCTCGGAGTATCCACCCCAAATGGCGCCGACAAATGGACCGAATCCCTCTTCAGAAATTCGAACGATACACCTCGATCGTTCTCTTTGTTTCCGGCGCAATTGCGTTCCCCCCCGTTACGGCGGTGGCCCTGCTTTCCGGGTCCCTCCGCCTCTCTCCCTTGAAATTCTTCGTTTTCGAACTCATGGGCCGCGCCACCCGCTTTTTCGTTCTCACCCGTATAATGGACCTGATGATCCCCTATTTCCAGAGCCATCACTACCACGAGTCACTCCTGCGTTGGCTTACAGATTGA